In one Drosophila gunungcola strain Sukarami chromosome 2R unlocalized genomic scaffold, Dgunungcola_SK_2 000011F, whole genome shotgun sequence genomic region, the following are encoded:
- the LOC128255595 gene encoding cuticle protein 16.5, with the protein MKFLICLALFIAAAQAHVVAPAVATYAAAPALTYAAAAPVATYSAAIPRAYSAYAAPSVYAAPSVYSAPSVYSSYVASPSVYSAYAAPAVVSTLLKK; encoded by the exons ATGAAA TTCCTCATCTGCTTGGCTCTCTTCATCGCCGCCGCCCAGGCTCATGTTGTGGCCCCCGCTGTCGCCACCTATGCCGCTGCTCCGGCCCTGACTTACGCCGCAGCCGCTCCTGTGGCCACCTATTCCGCCGCCATCCCCCGCGCCTACTCCGCCTACGCCGCTCCATCCGTTTACGCCGCCCCCTCGGTCTACTCCGCCCCCTCCGTCTACTCTTCATACGTGGCCTCGCCCTCCGTTTACTCCGCCTACGCCGCCCCCGCCGTCGTCTCCACTCTGCTCAAGAAGTAA
- the LOC128255579 gene encoding RNA polymerase-associated protein CTR9 homolog, whose amino-acid sequence MQANKELGNRRTVLQAKVTNILSMLDGMQRPDDRSLQVVKGFALMLSAGRAQDADAQFVSVIREKSDNIMALAGRACLAFNRQDYISSLGFFKSILMAQPLGPADVRVGIGHCFRNMGELDKARRSFELALVHNSRCQSALVGMALLKLNQLEKESTQEGINLLCASFEMNSRQAVVMSILATHFYYVRDYENVLILAGNAYKRTDIPQLQSQNCFQIARTFHATKQFDQAMKFYQLSVRLAPEGYVLPRMGLAQMLLRGGKIDMAKTNLEIFLEFLPNENRAMLLLAKIYLQERTPGQIDKALNMLSKVVKSGSARHDIDSRLTLAFACEQKQLWEQASTAYSQAIQISTELGQAIQIEWFNNLAATQMQAKKPLVALKTLDEAIFQCGIKGGDHRVTNLLTMRFNRARILEDLHKYDLAETAYKDIINDYPSYYDCYLRLGVMAMQQNKLAVASEYFKDVLNTDNDGLTARIYMADCFMKLSLSKHAIVNYNAILRNCTQVKATYTMVALGNFCLKMIHSALIRGDLSSVKRQQKRALRYYGKVLNRSPRNLWAANGIGAALSSCNNLSEGEAIFRHIIEAGNECPPAILNSAHIALELGQYKQASQTYKQCLQDFLPVNCVEVMHYLARALYGEGKAREAKMWLLKARHLAPHDPSLMFNLALTIKKDADQVFVLPRPKSNDLKRAELELKVAHKYFYHLYQNATSISVSACAKGWQDCEDLLTDLPEELQRVGNLELSNVDRIRLQEQRFLAHQQQLEAQRIQRQEEERVLRENQIAKRQEILERTKQIMNAPLQSELAKKESTMGKGRGQKNRKNVDADGEQNSDDQFKKNTAQKSRKRTTIKENKSAKKCKTREFIDTDDDDSEVEAGQIVNLESGRTLEQNLQSDSEMELNDDGEPEETEKILDRLKEYNERHQLEMENFTNAQENGSPTYSELE is encoded by the exons ATGCAGGCCAACAAGGAGTTGGGCAACCGGCGAACGGTCTTGCAGGCCAAGGTAACGAATATTCTTAGCATGCTCGATGGGATGCAGCGACCTGACGATCGCAGCCTCCAAGTGGTTAAGGGATTCGCCCTGATGTTATCCGCCGGCAGAGCCCAAGACGCCGACGCGCAGTTTGTCTCCGTAATCAGAGAAAAATCGGATAACATTATGGCTCTGGCTGGACGTGCTTGTTTGGCCTTCAACCGTCAGGACTACATCTCGTCCCTGGGCTTCTTTAAAAGTATCTTAATGGCCCAGCCCCTAGGACCAGCGGACGTCCGCGTCGGTATAGGGCACTGTTTCCGAAACATGGGTGAACTGGACAAAGCCCGTCGATCGTTCGAGCTGGCTCTGGTACACAATAGCCGATGTCAGAGTGCTCTGGTCGGCATGGCCCTACTAAAACTCAACCAACTCGAGAAGGAGTCCACTCAGGAGGGCATAAATCTGTTGTGTGCGAGCTTTGAAATGAACAGCCGCCAAGCGGTGGTTATGAGTATCCTCGCCACGCATTTCTATTATGTCAGGGACTACGAAAATGTCTTGATTTTGGCCGGAAATGCCTACAAGCGCACCGACATTCCGCAGTTGCAATCGCAGAACTGCTTTCAGATTGCCAGGACTTTCCATGCCACCAAGCAGTTCGATCAGGCCATGAAGTTCTACCAACTGTCCGTGAGACTAGCACCTGAGGGATATGTGCTGCCCCGCATGGGTCTGGCCCAAATGCTTTTGAGGGGCGGGAAAATCGATATGGCCAAGACCAACTTGGAAATATTCCTCGAATTCCTGCCCAATGAGAACAGGGCAATGCTGTTGCTGGCCAAAATCTATCTGCAAGAAAGAACTCCAGGACAAATCGATAAAGCCCTTAATATGCTTTCGAAGGTGGTGAAGTCGGGGTCCGCTCGCCATGATATAGACAGCAGACTGACTCTGGCATTTGCATGTGAACAAAAGCAGCTCTGGGAGCAGGCCAGCACTGCCTACAGTCAGGCTATACAAATTAGCACGGAGTTGGGGCAAGCGATCCAGATCGAGTGGTTCAATAACCTGGCAGCCACTCAGATGCAGGCCAAAAAGCCACTGGTTGCTCTCAAAACCCTCGACGAGGCCATTTTCCAGTGTGGCATAAAGGGTGGCGATCACAGGGTCACCAATTTGCTCACCATGCGATTCAACCGTGCCCGGATTCTGGAAGATTTGCACAAGTATGACCTGGCCGAGACTGCCTACAAGGACATAATCAATGACTATCCAAGCTATTACGACTGCTATTTAAGGCTAGGTGTGATGGCGATGCAGCAGAATAAGCTGGCCGTAGCTAGCGAATACTTTAAGGATGTCCTTAACACGGACAACGATGGTCTTACAGCCAG GATTTATATGGCAGACTGCTTTATGAAGTTGAGTCTTAGCAAACATGCTATAGTAAATTACAATGCGATTTTACGCAACTGTACACAAGTCAAGGCTACCTACACCATGGTGGCTCTGGGAAATTTCTGTCTTAAAATGATTCATAGTGCCTTGATTAGGGGAGATTTGTCCTCAGTCAAGAGACAGCAGAAAAGAGCCTTAAGATATTACGGGAAG GTTCTTAATCGCAGTCCGCGGAACTTGTGGGCAGCCAATGGCATTGGGGCCGCCCTAAGTAGTTGCAATAACCTGTCCGAAGGTGAGGCTATCTTCAGGCATATTATCGAGGCTGGGAATGAGTGTCCCCCCGCCATCCTAAACTCAGCTCACATTGCCTTGGAACTTGGTCAATACAAGCAGGCCAGTCAGACTTACAAGCAATGCCTGCAAGACTTTCTGCCTGTAAACTGTGTGGAGGTAATGCACTATCTAGCCAGAGCATTATATGGCGAGGGTAAAGCCCGCGAGGCTAAGATGTGGTTGCTCAAAGCCCGACACTTGGCCCCACACGATCCTTCTTTGATGTTTAATCTGGCCCTGACCATCAAAAAGGATGCAGATCAAGTCTTTGTCCTTCCACGACCCAAATCGAATGATCTCAAGAGGGCGGAACTCGAGCTCAAAGTAGCCCACAA gtATTTTTACCATCTATACCAAAACGCAACGTCCATTTCGGTGAGCGCTTGTGCTAAAGGGTGGCAAGATTGCGAGGATCTTTTAACTGATTTACCCGAAGAGCTCCAGCGTGTGGGTAACTTAGAGTTGTCGAATGTGGACCGCATTCGTTTGCAGGAGCAGCGTTTTCTGGCCCATCAGCAGCAACTAGAGGCGCAGCGTATTCAGCggcaggaggaggagcgcgTTCTCCGGGAGAACCAGATAGCCAAGCGCCAAGAAATCCTAGAACGAACCAAACAAATTATGAACGCCCCTCTTCAGTCTGAACTGGCCAAAAAGGAGTCGACGATGGGCAAAGGACGTGGCCAGAAAAATCGGAAGAATGTGGATGCAGACGGGGAGCAAAACTCTGACGATCAGTTCAAAAAGAACACTGCCCAGAAATCCCGAAAGAGAACTACGATCAAAGAAAATAAGTCGGCCAAGAAGTGCAAGACTAGGGAGTTTATAGACACAGATGATGACGACAGTGAAGTGGAAGCTGGCCAAATTGTGAATTTGGAAAGCGGTAGAACTCTGGAGCAGAATCTTCAATCAGATTCTGAAATGGAACTAAATGATGATGGGGAACCCGAGGAGACCGAAAAGATTCTAGACCGCCTAAAGGAATACAACGAGCGCCACCAactggaaatggaaaatttcaCCAACGCCCAAGAAAATGGCAGTCCCACTTACAGCGAACTTGAATGA